One window of Chamaesiphon minutus PCC 6605 genomic DNA carries:
- a CDS encoding DUF2201 family putative metallopeptidase has product MVSIFSVPRCALPTLPTLPLSPSPTLPLSPLPAPRYLLPAPRSQLPTPNPTMSAKRPPQQNLAAIQDGLGILHNHPIFAFIDRFASTTMGQNFDRDGYARILVKNGYDKEPMMSIELNPWQRASGGEWAYAIAQCHLHIAFNHVDPVRVDEGWRLACELIVVDWLKQIAVGEPIHSLGLPLPAQNLADLAELLGRDLVAARAKYGNLSTAGSEPSWSIAPEVQPFTAAFRQKHSDAFANGIRNAVIKAVETAGDRSRQTTRNANSLAERARRWFVANYPLLASLAATFEIVEDADLCQQMDISLAAVNTEIQRIYINPKFPWTYPQLQFVVAHELLHVGLRHEERQQGRDRFLWNIACDYVINAWLVEMGIGELPTPSLMLDLGLGFEHESAEALYDRIVKDLRLMRRLKKERTLRGTGKSDLLSERPPSWWTGAGCDLDTFYRRALADGLDLQMAQVKRGFLPGDLVEEIKSISQPPIPWDVKLGQWLDNYFPPIAARRSFARASRRQSSTPDIPRAVYIKPLELMAARTFGVVLDTSGSMDSGTLARGLGAIASYALSREVPQVRVIQCDAGIHDMGYVEPERLLETVEVKGRGGTVLMPAIARLEAAENFPKDAPILVITDGECDSLTIRRAHAFLLPVGGRLPFDTRAPLFHFDRSE; this is encoded by the coding sequence TTGGTTTCCATCTTCTCCGTTCCGCGCTGTGCGCTCCCCACTCTCCCCACTCTCCCCCTCTCCCCCTCTCCCACTCTCCCCCTCTCCCCACTCCCCGCTCCCCGCTACCTGCTCCCCGCTCCCCGCTCCCAACTCCCAACTCCCAACCCCACGATGAGTGCAAAACGTCCGCCACAACAGAACCTTGCTGCAATTCAGGATGGATTGGGAATCTTGCACAACCATCCGATTTTTGCGTTTATCGATCGTTTTGCGAGTACGACGATGGGACAGAATTTCGATCGCGATGGGTATGCGCGGATTTTGGTGAAGAATGGTTACGATAAAGAGCCGATGATGTCGATCGAGTTGAATCCTTGGCAGCGGGCGAGTGGGGGTGAATGGGCGTATGCGATCGCGCAGTGTCATTTACATATTGCTTTCAATCATGTCGATCCGGTGCGGGTGGATGAGGGGTGGCGGTTGGCTTGCGAACTGATTGTGGTAGATTGGCTCAAGCAAATCGCGGTGGGCGAACCGATTCATTCGCTAGGGTTGCCGCTACCCGCCCAAAATCTGGCAGATCTGGCGGAGTTATTGGGGCGCGATTTGGTGGCTGCACGGGCGAAGTATGGCAATCTCAGCACTGCTGGTAGCGAACCCAGTTGGAGCATCGCTCCAGAGGTGCAACCTTTTACCGCCGCATTCCGGCAAAAACATAGTGATGCGTTTGCTAATGGCATTCGGAATGCGGTAATTAAGGCGGTGGAAACTGCGGGCGATCGATCGCGCCAGACGACGCGCAATGCTAATTCGCTGGCGGAAAGAGCGCGGCGGTGGTTTGTGGCAAATTATCCGCTGTTGGCGTCTTTGGCGGCGACGTTTGAGATTGTTGAGGATGCAGATTTATGTCAGCAGATGGATATCTCTTTAGCTGCTGTGAATACCGAAATTCAGCGGATTTATATCAATCCTAAGTTTCCCTGGACTTATCCGCAGCTTCAGTTTGTGGTGGCGCACGAGTTGCTGCATGTGGGTTTGCGCCATGAGGAACGGCAACAGGGACGCGATCGATTTTTGTGGAATATTGCTTGCGATTATGTGATTAATGCTTGGCTGGTGGAAATGGGGATCGGGGAGCTTCCCACGCCATCTTTAATGCTGGATCTGGGTTTGGGTTTCGAGCATGAATCGGCGGAGGCTTTGTACGATCGGATTGTCAAAGATCTGCGCCTGATGCGCCGTTTGAAGAAGGAGCGCACTTTGCGGGGGACTGGGAAAAGCGATCTGCTCTCAGAGCGTCCTCCTTCGTGGTGGACGGGTGCTGGTTGCGATTTGGATACTTTTTATCGTCGCGCGCTGGCAGATGGGTTAGATTTGCAAATGGCGCAGGTTAAGCGCGGTTTTTTGCCTGGGGATCTGGTGGAGGAAATTAAGTCGATTTCGCAACCGCCGATTCCGTGGGATGTCAAGCTGGGACAATGGTTGGATAATTATTTTCCACCGATTGCGGCGCGGCGGAGTTTTGCGCGGGCTAGTCGCCGTCAATCATCGACTCCCGATATTCCGCGTGCTGTTTATATCAAACCGTTGGAGCTAATGGCGGCGCGGACTTTTGGGGTGGTTCTAGATACTTCTGGCTCGATGGATAGTGGCACGTTGGCGAGGGGGTTGGGTGCGATCGCTAGTTATGCTTTGAGTCGAGAGGTACCGCAGGTGCGAGTCATCCAATGCGATGCGGGGATTCACGATATGGGTTATGTGGAGCCAGAACGCTTGCTGGAAACGGTGGAGGTTAAAGGTAGAGGCGGTACGGTATTGATGCCTGCGATCGCGCGATTAGAGGCGGCTGAGAATTTCCCCAAGGATGCGCCGATTTTAGTTATTACCGATGGTGAGTGCGATTCACTCACTATCCGCCGCGCTCATGCATTCTTGTTGCCAGTAGGCGGACGATTGCCTTTCGATACCCGCGCGCCGCTCTTTCATTTCGATCGATCTGAATAA
- a CDS encoding diacylglycerol/polyprenol kinase family protein: protein MPTLFADSNLWWRIATVPVYVGSIVLTAELLHRYTDTAPEQVRKVVHIGTGNVIILAWLLDLPAWVGITSGILAAIITLISYRLPILPGVNSVGRKSLGTFFYAVSIGIVTAVFWTLDLPYFGVIGILIMAWGDGLAAIIGQRFGKHPYTILGNTKSWEGTLTMLIVSYAIVSLVLLTVHGNTWQTWVVGIPVAIVATGVESIAQWGLDNLTVPLSSAGLAFLVDRFLAGSSHL, encoded by the coding sequence ATGCCCACACTTTTTGCAGATTCCAATCTTTGGTGGCGTATTGCCACAGTTCCAGTATATGTTGGCTCGATCGTGCTAACTGCCGAACTCTTGCATCGCTATACAGATACCGCACCCGAACAAGTTCGTAAAGTCGTGCATATCGGTACGGGTAATGTAATTATACTGGCGTGGTTGCTCGATCTACCTGCTTGGGTGGGCATAACTTCTGGAATTTTAGCGGCGATAATTACCTTAATTTCTTATCGCTTACCTATTTTACCCGGTGTAAATAGTGTCGGACGCAAGAGTTTGGGAACATTTTTTTATGCTGTGAGTATTGGCATTGTTACAGCCGTATTTTGGACTTTGGATCTGCCTTACTTTGGTGTAATTGGCATTCTAATTATGGCTTGGGGTGACGGTTTAGCAGCAATTATCGGCCAAAGATTTGGCAAACATCCCTATACGATCTTAGGCAATACTAAAAGCTGGGAAGGAACATTGACAATGCTAATAGTGAGTTATGCGATCGTGTCACTGGTACTACTAACAGTCCATGGTAATACTTGGCAAACCTGGGTAGTCGGAATCCCGGTGGCAATTGTAGCTACAGGTGTCGAATCGATCGCGCAATGGGGTCTAGATAATCTGACTGTACCTCTAAGTAGTGCGGGTTTGGCATTTTTAGTCGATCGATTTCTAGCTGGTTCCTCTCATTTATAG
- the yidD gene encoding membrane protein insertion efficiency factor YidD: MKTSLVRSIRIYRRFISPLFPPSCRFTPTCSQYAIEAIDRFGALRGSYLATMRICRCHPFHPGGYDPVPEVLDK; this comes from the coding sequence ATGAAGACTAGTTTAGTTCGATCGATCCGCATTTATCGGCGATTTATCTCACCTCTATTTCCCCCTAGCTGTCGCTTTACTCCCACTTGCTCGCAATACGCAATCGAGGCGATCGATCGTTTCGGCGCGCTGCGCGGTAGCTATCTAGCCACAATGCGAATTTGTCGCTGTCACCCCTTCCATCCCGGCGGCTACGATCCAGTTCCAGAGGTTCTAGATAAATAA